One Danio rerio strain Tuebingen ecotype United States chromosome 22, GRCz12tu, whole genome shotgun sequence genomic window carries:
- the LOC137488986 gene encoding uncharacterized protein isoform X2 codes for MDICRYKHVMSEHTSENLSEHTLPAFDHAMAATTSVCVGGKKEDAGFCVERLDNFSSFCPRLDEEGRTVAVEAGSALEGPSTTTKVEGNSNGTLLETISFCSDFCPWLDEEWAVDSDAGTASDEHLPEDTEEDDTPAPETRGSRWSRVRAFFKRVWKAIKKPFLRRTRVEPQTPPGMPVPWNSLESVSGESGSWNSNDSEDFLRVSGSWTSVDSDLDSESFSGESGSWNSNDSEDFLRVSGSWTSVDSDLDSESFSGVSGSWSSVDSNPDSESFSGESGSWTSVDSDLDSESFSGVSGSWSSVDSNPDSESFSGVSGSWNSVDLDPESVPGVSLVQNSVDSDPESVPGVPVIQNSVDSDPESVPVIQNSVDSDPESVPGVSVVQNSVDSDPESLPGVPVVQNSVDSDPESVPGVSVVQNSVDSDPESVPGVSVVQNSVDSDPESVPGVSVVQNSVDSDPESLPGVPVVQNSVDSDPESLPGAPVVQNSVDPDPEPVPGVSVVQNFVDPDPEPVSGVFGPWNTVDSDSESIPGVSELQNSVVPDPEPVPEASGLQNTFGPDSDPAPGPSWLWDTVNPEPEFVLEGFCYRYTGNQVPEPEVQNSADLESEPVPGPSGLQETADVKSSSALGFSKCDANTAPLHSLYSFGKVLGSGSFGTTYRAVRKSDGKEVAIKKIPKRMDDRHISAPGCSKPAYKEAAYMLILKDPTPSIYLIELYEWFDQEGFISLVMEYPKPCVSLLEYVKSHGRLTEEVARYLLHQLVQAVVHCIDHGISHNDMHEENILVNTETLDLKLIDFGCASKIREDQYVDFIRSSVVTLGYLLNYMVNAKALLYSWHEETNRLQFNPNLSSECCDLIEKCVEEHSWTLEDILQHEWMKKLLMKRG; via the exons ATGGATATCTGTCGATATAAACACGTTATGAGTGAACACACGAGTGAAAACTTGAGTGAGCACACACTGCCTGCATTTGACCACGCGATGGCGGCAACAACATCTGTGTGTGTTGGAGGAAAGAAAGAAGACGCGGGTTTCTGCGTGGAGAGACTCGACAACTTCTCCAGCTTCTGTCCCAGACTGGACGAAGAGGGCCGGACAGTGGCCGTAGAGGCCGGTTCAGCCCTTGAAGGTCCCTCTACTACTACTAAGGTGGAGGGAAACTCAAACG GGACACTTCTGGAGACCATCAGCTTCTGCAGTGACTTCTGTCCGTGGCTGGACGAGGAGTGGGCTGTGGATTCAGACGCTGGAACAGCATCAGATGAGCATCTTCCTGAAGACACTGAGGAGGACGACACACCCG CACCTGAAACACGAGGCAGCAGGTGGAGCAGAGTCCGTGCTTTCTTCAAGAGAGTGTGGAAGGCCATAAAGAAGCCTTTCCTCAGAAGGACAAGAGTGGAGCCCCAAACACCACCAGGAATGCCTGTTCCCTGGAACTCTCTTGAATCTGTCTCTGGAGAGTCTGGTTCCTGGAACTCTAATGATTCAGAAGATTTCCTTAGAGTGTCTGGTTCCTGGACCTCTGTTGATTCAGATCTAGATTCAGAGTCTTTCTCTGGAGAGTCTGGTTCCTGGAACTCTAATGATTCAGAAGATTTCCTTAGAGTGTCTGGTTCCTGGACCTCTGTTGATTCAGATCTAGATTCAGAGTCTTTCTCTGGAGTGTCTGGTTCCTGGAGCTCTGTTGATTCAAATCCAGATTCAGAGTCTTTCTCTGGAGAGTCTGGTTCCTGGACCTCTGTTGATTCAGATCTAGATTCAGAGTCTTTCTCTGGAGTGTCTGGTTCCTGGAGCTCTGTTGATTCAAATCCAGATTCAGAGTCTTTCTCTGGAGTGTCTGGTTCCTGGAACTCTGTTGATTTAGATCCAGagtctgtccctggagtgtctCTGGTCCAGAACTCTGTTGATTCAGATCCAGAGTCTGTGCCTGGAGTGCCTGTGATCCAGAACTCTGTTGATTCAGATCCAGAGTCTGTGCCTGTGATCCAGAACTCTGTTGATTCAGATCCAGAGTCTGTGCCTGGAGTGTCTGTGGTCCAGAACTCTGTTGATTCAGATCCAGAGTCTCTGCCTGGAGTGCCTGTGGTCCAGAACTCTGTTGATTCAGATCCAGAGTCTGTGCCTGGAGTGTCTGTGGTCCAGAACTCTGTTGATTCAGATCCAGAGTCTGTGCCTGGAGTGTCTGTGGTCCAGAACTCTGTTGATTCAGATCCAGAGTCTGTGCCTGGAGTGTCTGTGGTCCAGAACTCAGTTGATTCAGATCCAGAGTCTCTGCCTGGAGTGCCTGTGGTCCAGAACTCTGTTGATTCAGATCCAGAGTCTCTGCCTGGAGCGCCTGTAGTCCAGAACTCTGTTGATCCAGAcccagagcctgtccctggagtgTCTGTGGTCCAAAACTTTGTTGATCCAGACCCAGAGCCTGTTTCGGGAGTGTTTGGTCCTTGGAACACTGTTGATTCAGATTCAGAGTCTATACCTGGAGTGTCTGAGCTCCAGAACTCTGTTGTTCCAGATCCAGAGCCTGTCCCAGAAGCGTCTGGGCTCCAGAACACTTTTGGCCCAGATTCAGATCCTGCTCCTGGGCCGTCTTGGCTTTGGGACACTGTAAATCCTGAGCCAGAGTTTGTCCTTGAGGGCTTTTGTTACAGATATACTGGAAATCAAGTTCCAGAACCTGAGGTGCAGAATTCGGCCGATTTGGAATCAGAGCCTGTTCCTGGACCATCTGGGCTCCAGGAAACGGCAGATGTGAAGTCGTCCTCTGCCTTAGGATTCTCTAAGTGTGATGCAAATACAG CACCTTTGCACAGTCTCTACAGCTTTGGAAAAGTTCTGGGATCCGGGAGCTTCGGCACAACGTACAGAGCAGTCCGTAAATCTGATGGCAAGGAG GTTGCCATCAAGAAGATTCCCAAGAGAATGGACGACCGTCACATCTCTGCC CCTGGTTGTTCCAAACCTGCGTATAAAGAAGCGGCATATATGCTCATCCTGAAAGATCCTACGCCGAGCATATACCTGATAGAACTGTACGAGTGGTTTGATCAAGAAGGATTCATTTCACTCGTCATGGAGTACCCAAAACCTTGCGTATCCCTGCTGGAATATGTAAAGAGTCATGGCAGGCTGACAGAAGAGGTCGCACGTTACCTGCTGCACCAGTTAGTCCAGGCAGTCGTGCACTGCATTGACCATGGCATTTCTCACAACGATATGCATGAAGAAAACATCCTGGTGAACACGGAGACTTTGGACCTCAAGCTGATCGACTTCGGCTGTGCTTCCAAAATCAGGGAAGACCAATATGTGGATTTCATCCGGAGCAGCGTCGTTACCCTAGGCTACCTGCTGAACTACATGGTGAATGCTAAAGCGCTACTGTACAGCTGGCATGAAGAGACAAATCGACTTCAGTTTAACCCCAATTTATCCAGCG
- the LOC137488986 gene encoding uncharacterized protein isoform X1, producing MDICRYKHVMSEHTSENLSEHTLPAFDHAMAATTSVCVGGKKEDAGFCVERLDNFSSFCPRLDEEGRTVAVEAGSALEGPSTTTKVEGNSNGTLLETISFCSDFCPWLDEEWAVDSDAGTASDEHLPEDTEEDDTPDVETLSFCHGFCPWLDEDWTMLSDASTALYVEDIVEEDTTAPETRGSRWSRVRAFFKRVWKAIKKPFLRRTRVEPQTPPGMPVPWNSLESVSGESGSWNSNDSEDFLRVSGSWTSVDSDLDSESFSGESGSWNSNDSEDFLRVSGSWTSVDSDLDSESFSGVSGSWSSVDSNPDSESFSGESGSWTSVDSDLDSESFSGVSGSWSSVDSNPDSESFSGVSGSWNSVDLDPESVPGVSLVQNSVDSDPESVPGVPVIQNSVDSDPESVPVIQNSVDSDPESVPGVSVVQNSVDSDPESLPGVPVVQNSVDSDPESVPGVSVVQNSVDSDPESVPGVSVVQNSVDSDPESVPGVSVVQNSVDSDPESLPGVPVVQNSVDSDPESLPGAPVVQNSVDPDPEPVPGVSVVQNFVDPDPEPVSGVFGPWNTVDSDSESIPGVSELQNSVVPDPEPVPEASGLQNTFGPDSDPAPGPSWLWDTVNPEPEFVLEGFCYRYTGNQVPEPEVQNSADLESEPVPGPSGLQETADVKSSSALGFSKCDANTAPLHSLYSFGKVLGSGSFGTTYRAVRKSDGKEVAIKKIPKRMDDRHISAPGCSKPAYKEAAYMLILKDPTPSIYLIELYEWFDQEGFISLVMEYPKPCVSLLEYVKSHGRLTEEVARYLLHQLVQAVVHCIDHGISHNDMHEENILVNTETLDLKLIDFGCASKIREDQYVDFIRSSVVTLGYLLNYMVNAKALLYSWHEETNRLQFNPNLSSECCDLIEKCVEEHSWTLEDILQHEWMKKLLMKRG from the exons ATGGATATCTGTCGATATAAACACGTTATGAGTGAACACACGAGTGAAAACTTGAGTGAGCACACACTGCCTGCATTTGACCACGCGATGGCGGCAACAACATCTGTGTGTGTTGGAGGAAAGAAAGAAGACGCGGGTTTCTGCGTGGAGAGACTCGACAACTTCTCCAGCTTCTGTCCCAGACTGGACGAAGAGGGCCGGACAGTGGCCGTAGAGGCCGGTTCAGCCCTTGAAGGTCCCTCTACTACTACTAAGGTGGAGGGAAACTCAAACG GGACACTTCTGGAGACCATCAGCTTCTGCAGTGACTTCTGTCCGTGGCTGGACGAGGAGTGGGCTGTGGATTCAGACGCTGGAACAGCATCAGATGAGCATCTTCCTGAAGACACTGAGGAGGACGACACACCCG ATGTGGAGACCCTCAGCTTCTGCCATGGCTTCTGTCCGTGGCTGGACGAGGACTGGACAATGCTTTCTGATGCCAGTACAGCACTTTATGTTGAAGACATTGTGGAGGAAGACACGACCG CACCTGAAACACGAGGCAGCAGGTGGAGCAGAGTCCGTGCTTTCTTCAAGAGAGTGTGGAAGGCCATAAAGAAGCCTTTCCTCAGAAGGACAAGAGTGGAGCCCCAAACACCACCAGGAATGCCTGTTCCCTGGAACTCTCTTGAATCTGTCTCTGGAGAGTCTGGTTCCTGGAACTCTAATGATTCAGAAGATTTCCTTAGAGTGTCTGGTTCCTGGACCTCTGTTGATTCAGATCTAGATTCAGAGTCTTTCTCTGGAGAGTCTGGTTCCTGGAACTCTAATGATTCAGAAGATTTCCTTAGAGTGTCTGGTTCCTGGACCTCTGTTGATTCAGATCTAGATTCAGAGTCTTTCTCTGGAGTGTCTGGTTCCTGGAGCTCTGTTGATTCAAATCCAGATTCAGAGTCTTTCTCTGGAGAGTCTGGTTCCTGGACCTCTGTTGATTCAGATCTAGATTCAGAGTCTTTCTCTGGAGTGTCTGGTTCCTGGAGCTCTGTTGATTCAAATCCAGATTCAGAGTCTTTCTCTGGAGTGTCTGGTTCCTGGAACTCTGTTGATTTAGATCCAGagtctgtccctggagtgtctCTGGTCCAGAACTCTGTTGATTCAGATCCAGAGTCTGTGCCTGGAGTGCCTGTGATCCAGAACTCTGTTGATTCAGATCCAGAGTCTGTGCCTGTGATCCAGAACTCTGTTGATTCAGATCCAGAGTCTGTGCCTGGAGTGTCTGTGGTCCAGAACTCTGTTGATTCAGATCCAGAGTCTCTGCCTGGAGTGCCTGTGGTCCAGAACTCTGTTGATTCAGATCCAGAGTCTGTGCCTGGAGTGTCTGTGGTCCAGAACTCTGTTGATTCAGATCCAGAGTCTGTGCCTGGAGTGTCTGTGGTCCAGAACTCTGTTGATTCAGATCCAGAGTCTGTGCCTGGAGTGTCTGTGGTCCAGAACTCAGTTGATTCAGATCCAGAGTCTCTGCCTGGAGTGCCTGTGGTCCAGAACTCTGTTGATTCAGATCCAGAGTCTCTGCCTGGAGCGCCTGTAGTCCAGAACTCTGTTGATCCAGAcccagagcctgtccctggagtgTCTGTGGTCCAAAACTTTGTTGATCCAGACCCAGAGCCTGTTTCGGGAGTGTTTGGTCCTTGGAACACTGTTGATTCAGATTCAGAGTCTATACCTGGAGTGTCTGAGCTCCAGAACTCTGTTGTTCCAGATCCAGAGCCTGTCCCAGAAGCGTCTGGGCTCCAGAACACTTTTGGCCCAGATTCAGATCCTGCTCCTGGGCCGTCTTGGCTTTGGGACACTGTAAATCCTGAGCCAGAGTTTGTCCTTGAGGGCTTTTGTTACAGATATACTGGAAATCAAGTTCCAGAACCTGAGGTGCAGAATTCGGCCGATTTGGAATCAGAGCCTGTTCCTGGACCATCTGGGCTCCAGGAAACGGCAGATGTGAAGTCGTCCTCTGCCTTAGGATTCTCTAAGTGTGATGCAAATACAG CACCTTTGCACAGTCTCTACAGCTTTGGAAAAGTTCTGGGATCCGGGAGCTTCGGCACAACGTACAGAGCAGTCCGTAAATCTGATGGCAAGGAG GTTGCCATCAAGAAGATTCCCAAGAGAATGGACGACCGTCACATCTCTGCC CCTGGTTGTTCCAAACCTGCGTATAAAGAAGCGGCATATATGCTCATCCTGAAAGATCCTACGCCGAGCATATACCTGATAGAACTGTACGAGTGGTTTGATCAAGAAGGATTCATTTCACTCGTCATGGAGTACCCAAAACCTTGCGTATCCCTGCTGGAATATGTAAAGAGTCATGGCAGGCTGACAGAAGAGGTCGCACGTTACCTGCTGCACCAGTTAGTCCAGGCAGTCGTGCACTGCATTGACCATGGCATTTCTCACAACGATATGCATGAAGAAAACATCCTGGTGAACACGGAGACTTTGGACCTCAAGCTGATCGACTTCGGCTGTGCTTCCAAAATCAGGGAAGACCAATATGTGGATTTCATCCGGAGCAGCGTCGTTACCCTAGGCTACCTGCTGAACTACATGGTGAATGCTAAAGCGCTACTGTACAGCTGGCATGAAGAGACAAATCGACTTCAGTTTAACCCCAATTTATCCAGCG